From a region of the Thermosulfurimonas sp. F29 genome:
- a CDS encoding molybdenum cofactor biosynthesis protein B, with amino-acid sequence MKAGVLTVSDRSARGEREDLSGRRLTELLAAAGFTVSRYRVVPDEYEEILTVLIDWSEREGLDLILTTGGTGLSPRDVTPEATRAAVEREVPGIAEALRLKGLAHTPYAMLSRGMAGIRKRTLIVNLPGSPRAVEEAWEVLEPVLRHALEKIKGSEAECGRG; translated from the coding sequence ATGAAGGCCGGAGTGCTGACCGTAAGCGACCGTAGCGCCCGGGGAGAGCGGGAGGACCTTTCGGGAAGACGCCTCACGGAGCTCCTCGCCGCGGCGGGGTTTACCGTTTCCCGGTATCGGGTGGTCCCGGACGAATACGAGGAGATCCTGACCGTTCTTATCGACTGGTCCGAGCGGGAGGGGCTGGATCTGATCCTCACCACCGGGGGCACGGGGCTTTCCCCCCGGGATGTCACCCCCGAGGCCACGCGGGCCGCGGTGGAAAGAGAGGTGCCGGGGATCGCCGAGGCCCTGCGTCTTAAGGGACTGGCGCACACCCCCTACGCCATGCTTTCCCGGGGGATGGCGGGGATACGCAAACGCACGCTCATCGTAAACCTCCCCGGAAGCCCCCGGGCCGTGGAGGAGGCCTGGGAGGTGCTGGAACCGGTGCTAAGACACGCCCTGGAAAAGATCAAGGGGTCGGAGGCGGAGTGTGGACGAGGTTAA
- a CDS encoding translation factor GTPase family protein, producing MCTFVLLGQSGAGKTALAKAMLTLAGESFKPPREGPTLSVRPYHLRWRKIPYYFLDTPGDDNFLADTRFATWAADLAVLVVDATSPVKVQLEKAYRAAREEGLPVLVFVNKLDQEKARLEDTLCELQEKLEICPVPVAYPLGEEHRLRGIIDLLKLKVYIPEGHEVRVEKLPEDLVALAEGLRKNMVEFAAEGEDELLEKYLEEEHLEPEEIMRGLKKGVLSGKIAPVCVGSVARLVGVARLLDAVHELGPSPEERGPRILEGPEGVREAEPSAGAPATVIVYKTRVDPYAGKLSLARVLSGTLSAEGELFNASRRKPEKYAHLAVAQGEELREIARAEPGALVVFPKLAEARTGDTLRADKDTALLPPPEIPAPVLTYALHPETRTDEDKIGPALAKLKEEDPSLVISRDEETRELLISGLGQIHLEKSVEKLRERYGVKARLDLPRIPYRETIKKPAQGVIYRHKKQTGGRGQFAEVHFHVFPLPRGEGFEFVETLTGMNVPRNFVPAVEKGVREAMERGPLAGYPVVDVKVQFYDGKSHEVDSSDMAFKIAAFHCFRKALEQCQPVLLEPVMELEIEVPEESLGDVIGDLNARRGRVLGIESLGSHQRIRAQAPLAELLRYALDLNSLTGGRGTFRMRRSHYEEVPPAIAQRIIEEAQASRSS from the coding sequence ATGTGCACTTTCGTCCTTCTGGGGCAAAGCGGGGCCGGGAAGACCGCACTGGCCAAGGCGATGCTTACCCTGGCCGGAGAGTCCTTTAAACCTCCCCGGGAGGGTCCCACCCTTTCGGTCCGTCCCTATCACCTGCGGTGGCGGAAAATTCCCTATTACTTTCTGGACACCCCGGGGGACGACAACTTCCTTGCGGATACCCGGTTCGCCACCTGGGCCGCGGATCTGGCGGTGCTGGTGGTGGATGCCACCTCCCCGGTCAAGGTCCAGCTGGAAAAGGCCTACCGGGCCGCTCGGGAGGAGGGGCTTCCGGTCCTGGTCTTCGTGAACAAACTGGACCAGGAAAAGGCCCGTCTGGAGGACACCCTGTGTGAACTCCAGGAAAAACTGGAAATATGCCCGGTTCCGGTGGCCTATCCCCTGGGGGAGGAACACCGTCTGAGGGGCATAATCGACCTCCTCAAGCTCAAGGTCTACATTCCGGAAGGCCACGAGGTCCGGGTGGAGAAACTTCCTGAGGATCTGGTGGCTCTTGCCGAGGGGCTGCGCAAAAACATGGTGGAGTTCGCCGCCGAGGGGGAGGACGAACTTCTCGAAAAGTACCTTGAGGAGGAACACCTGGAGCCGGAAGAGATCATGCGCGGCCTCAAAAAGGGCGTGCTCTCGGGCAAGATCGCTCCGGTGTGCGTGGGTTCGGTGGCCCGTCTGGTAGGGGTGGCCCGTCTGCTCGACGCCGTACACGAGCTGGGGCCCTCTCCCGAGGAACGCGGGCCCCGCATTCTCGAGGGGCCTGAGGGGGTTCGCGAAGCGGAGCCCTCCGCCGGGGCCCCGGCCACGGTCATAGTTTACAAGACCCGGGTGGACCCCTACGCCGGGAAACTCTCCCTGGCCCGGGTGCTCTCCGGAACGCTTTCCGCGGAGGGGGAGCTTTTCAACGCTTCCCGCCGGAAGCCGGAAAAGTACGCCCATCTCGCCGTGGCTCAGGGGGAGGAACTCCGGGAGATCGCGCGGGCCGAACCCGGAGCCCTGGTGGTGTTTCCCAAGCTTGCCGAAGCCCGCACCGGAGACACGCTGCGGGCGGATAAGGACACGGCCCTACTCCCTCCGCCGGAAATACCCGCTCCGGTGCTCACCTATGCCCTCCACCCCGAAACCCGGACCGACGAGGACAAGATCGGGCCGGCGCTGGCCAAACTGAAAGAAGAGGATCCCTCCCTGGTCATCTCCAGGGACGAGGAGACGCGGGAGCTCCTCATCTCCGGACTGGGACAGATCCACCTGGAAAAGTCCGTGGAAAAACTTCGCGAGCGCTACGGGGTGAAGGCCCGCCTGGATCTACCCAGGATTCCCTATCGGGAAACCATCAAGAAACCGGCTCAGGGCGTTATCTACCGGCACAAGAAACAGACCGGCGGACGGGGCCAGTTCGCCGAGGTCCACTTTCATGTCTTTCCCCTTCCCCGGGGAGAGGGTTTCGAATTCGTGGAGACCCTAACCGGGATGAATGTGCCCCGCAATTTCGTTCCGGCGGTGGAGAAGGGAGTGCGGGAGGCCATGGAGCGGGGACCGCTTGCCGGCTACCCCGTGGTGGATGTAAAGGTCCAGTTTTACGACGGCAAGTCCCACGAGGTGGACTCCTCGGACATGGCCTTCAAGATCGCCGCCTTTCACTGCTTCAGGAAGGCCCTGGAGCAGTGTCAGCCCGTGCTGCTCGAGCCCGTAATGGAACTGGAGATCGAGGTGCCGGAGGAAAGCCTGGGGGATGTAATCGGGGACCTCAACGCCCGTCGGGGACGGGTACTGGGTATAGAGAGCCTGGGCTCGCACCAGAGGATCCGGGCCCAGGCTCCCCTGGCCGAACTCTTGCGTTATGCCCTGGATTTGAATAGTCTTACCGGAGGCCGGGGCACCTTTCGCATGCGCAGATCCCACTACGAGGAGGTTCCCCCGGCCATAGCCCAGAGGATCATCGAGGAGGCGCAGGCGAGCCGTAGCTCATGA
- a CDS encoding creatininase family protein, which translates to MLLEHLSFPQVERLPRDLPILIPFGSVEEHGPHLPLATDVYTIYRVAELASRSLPFLVAPPVYYGLCRSTSDHPGTVSLRGETLRALALDLLRGFRRQGFRFFVLASGHAGGTHMAFLLDAGETFLAEDPEVRVAVVSILDLLRECAADLVETPGDSHAGEWETALIQFFYPDLVGEPPEAEYPAFPRHLLVPEKRRFWPGGVWGDPRRASPEKGERLARRLAEGLKSVIKDLVEAGEGR; encoded by the coding sequence ATGCTTCTCGAGCACCTCTCCTTTCCGCAGGTGGAACGCCTTCCCAGAGACCTCCCGATCCTTATCCCCTTCGGTTCGGTGGAGGAACACGGCCCCCATCTTCCCCTGGCCACCGATGTCTATACCATCTACCGGGTGGCGGAACTGGCCTCCCGGAGCCTCCCCTTTCTCGTGGCTCCTCCGGTTTACTACGGCCTGTGCCGCAGCACCTCCGATCACCCGGGCACCGTATCCCTGCGGGGGGAGACCCTCCGGGCCCTCGCCCTGGATCTCCTGCGCGGTTTCCGCCGGCAGGGATTCCGGTTTTTCGTTCTGGCCTCCGGGCACGCCGGAGGCACCCACATGGCCTTTCTCCTGGATGCCGGGGAGACCTTTCTCGCTGAGGATCCCGAGGTTCGGGTGGCCGTGGTCTCCATCCTGGATCTCCTCCGGGAATGTGCCGCGGACCTCGTGGAGACTCCCGGCGACTCCCACGCCGGGGAATGGGAAACTGCCCTCATTCAATTTTTTTACCCCGATCTGGTGGGAGAACCCCCGGAGGCCGAATATCCCGCCTTCCCCCGCCACCTTCTGGTTCCGGAAAAACGCCGTTTCTGGCCCGGGGGAGTGTGGGGAGATCCCCGCCGGGCCTCCCCGGAAAAAGGGGAAAGACTTGCCCGACGCCTGGCCGAGGGATTAAAATCTGTAATAAAAGATCTCGTCGAAGCAGGAGAGGGGAGATGA
- the selD gene encoding selenide, water dikinase SelD translates to MDEVKLTRMVKAAGUAAKLPPAELAEILASLRLPRVPELLLGIEHGADAAVYRMNENLALAVSVDFFTPVVDDPYLFGQIAAANALSDLYAMGARPVLALNIVGFPKKGLDRAILRRILQGGADKVAEAGAALGGGHSVDDPEIKYGLCVIGTVSPKRFVSNSGARPGDRLILTKPLGTGILTTALKGGLLSPEDPAYEHLIETMVTLNRAAAEAMMEVGVNAATDITGFGLLGHALEMAEASGATLSFRLSRIPILPRTMEYLKMGMSPEGDLANQSFCEKKVRVFPGVDPLRLAVLYDAQTSGGLLLSVPPEKAELLHRRLLEKGVVEAALVGEVKEGPPALEVLP, encoded by the coding sequence GTGGACGAGGTTAAGCTCACCCGGATGGTCAAGGCGGCGGGCTGAGCGGCGAAGCTTCCGCCGGCGGAGCTGGCGGAGATCCTGGCTTCCCTTAGGCTCCCCCGTGTCCCGGAACTTCTCCTGGGAATAGAACACGGGGCCGACGCCGCGGTTTACCGGATGAACGAAAACCTGGCCCTGGCGGTCAGCGTGGACTTCTTCACCCCGGTGGTGGACGATCCCTATCTCTTCGGGCAGATCGCCGCGGCCAACGCCCTTTCCGACCTCTACGCCATGGGGGCCCGTCCCGTCCTGGCGCTCAACATCGTGGGGTTTCCAAAAAAGGGGCTGGATCGTGCGATCCTGCGCCGCATCCTCCAGGGCGGAGCCGACAAGGTGGCCGAGGCCGGAGCGGCCCTGGGGGGAGGCCACAGCGTGGACGATCCGGAGATAAAGTACGGACTGTGCGTGATCGGGACGGTTTCCCCGAAAAGATTCGTCTCCAACTCCGGGGCCCGTCCCGGGGACAGACTCATCCTCACCAAGCCCCTGGGCACCGGCATCCTCACCACCGCACTCAAGGGCGGGCTTCTCTCCCCGGAGGATCCGGCCTACGAACACCTGATAGAGACCATGGTCACCCTCAATCGGGCCGCCGCCGAGGCCATGATGGAGGTGGGGGTTAACGCCGCCACGGACATAACCGGTTTCGGCCTCCTGGGCCACGCCCTGGAGATGGCCGAGGCCAGCGGGGCAACGCTGAGTTTCCGCCTCTCCAGGATCCCCATACTTCCGCGGACCATGGAATATCTGAAGATGGGCATGTCCCCCGAGGGAGACCTGGCCAACCAGAGCTTCTGTGAAAAGAAGGTCCGGGTGTTTCCCGGCGTGGATCCCCTGCGACTGGCGGTGCTCTACGACGCCCAGACCTCAGGGGGACTCCTTCTATCCGTGCCCCCGGAAAAGGCCGAACTTCTGCACCGCAGACTTCTCGAGAAAGGAGTCGTAGAGGCCGCTCTCGTCGGAGAGGTTAAGGAGGGCCCCCCGGCCCTCGAAGTGCTCCCTTAA
- the miaB gene encoding tRNA (N6-isopentenyl adenosine(37)-C2)-methylthiotransferase MiaB, with amino-acid sequence MKRVFLKTFGCQMNEYDSERMLALLAGEYVPCEAPEEADLILINTCSVRRKAEEKVYSLVGRFRHLKARRPEVVVGVCGCVAQQEGERLVKRMPHVDLVLGTQNVHRLPEALREIEKGRRPLVLTEMRRDFVPPLILPSPDGRRPVKAQVTIMQGCDNFCSYCVVPYVRGREVSRPPEDILKEIECLVERGVREVTLLGQNVNSYGKKEPGFPTFAELIRLVAEIPGLWRIRFTTSHPKDLSEDLMRAFAEVDKLCEHLHLPVQSGSTRILRRMNRGYTRDEYLEKVRRLREICPEIALTTDIIVGFPGETEEDFRETLSLLEEVRFDEIFSFKYSDRPYARAREFSDKVPEEVKAERLERVHELQARITQEINRSYIGKTVEVLVEGPSETRPELLTGRTRTNHVVNFSAPEGLDLKGALVYVLIKDTGKHSLRGEYLKTVKGP; translated from the coding sequence ATGAAAAGGGTTTTTCTCAAGACCTTCGGATGCCAGATGAACGAATACGATTCCGAGCGCATGCTCGCGCTCCTGGCCGGGGAATATGTACCCTGCGAGGCCCCGGAGGAGGCCGACCTCATCCTGATCAACACCTGCTCGGTGCGTCGCAAGGCCGAGGAAAAGGTTTACAGTCTGGTGGGGCGTTTCAGGCATCTCAAGGCCCGGCGTCCGGAGGTGGTGGTGGGGGTGTGCGGGTGCGTGGCCCAGCAGGAGGGGGAGAGACTGGTGAAACGGATGCCTCATGTGGACCTGGTGCTGGGCACGCAGAATGTGCACCGGCTGCCCGAGGCCCTGCGGGAGATCGAGAAAGGACGGCGGCCCCTGGTGCTCACCGAGATGCGGAGGGACTTCGTGCCCCCCCTGATTCTGCCCTCCCCGGACGGACGGCGTCCGGTGAAGGCCCAGGTGACCATCATGCAGGGGTGCGACAACTTCTGTTCCTATTGCGTGGTCCCCTATGTGCGGGGCCGGGAGGTCAGTCGTCCCCCCGAGGACATCCTGAAGGAGATCGAATGCCTGGTGGAAAGGGGGGTAAGGGAGGTCACCCTTCTGGGACAGAATGTGAATTCCTACGGGAAAAAGGAACCGGGGTTCCCCACTTTTGCCGAGCTCATCCGACTGGTAGCGGAAATCCCCGGACTGTGGCGCATCCGTTTCACCACCAGCCATCCCAAGGACCTCTCCGAGGATCTCATGCGGGCCTTCGCCGAGGTGGACAAGCTCTGCGAGCACCTGCACCTTCCGGTCCAGTCCGGCTCCACGCGGATTCTCAGGCGCATGAACCGGGGCTACACCCGGGATGAGTATCTGGAGAAGGTGCGCCGTCTCAGAGAAATCTGCCCGGAGATCGCCCTTACCACGGACATCATCGTGGGGTTCCCGGGAGAGACGGAGGAGGACTTCCGGGAAACGCTCTCCCTCCTGGAGGAAGTGCGCTTCGACGAGATCTTTTCCTTCAAGTACTCGGACCGACCTTACGCCCGGGCCAGGGAATTTTCGGACAAGGTTCCCGAGGAGGTCAAGGCGGAAAGACTCGAGAGAGTGCACGAGCTTCAGGCCCGAATCACCCAGGAGATCAACCGGAGTTACATCGGAAAGACCGTGGAGGTTCTGGTGGAGGGGCCCAGCGAGACCCGGCCGGAGCTCCTTACCGGGCGCACCCGCACCAACCATGTGGTCAACTTCTCGGCCCCGGAAGGGCTGGATTTGAAGGGTGCGCTGGTTTATGTTTTGATTAAGGATACGGGGAAACACTCCCTGCGGGGGGAATACCTCAAAACCGTAAAAGGCCCCTAA
- a CDS encoding peroxiredoxin, which translates to MKRLATLWLMVGLVFLVGMGFSYPKKAPDIRFTGLDGKDYQLSDFRGKVVIVNFFASHCPPCMVELKELAKLYRKYEGRGLVIISLMVDEEASPLLPQIVRAKGITYPVGIASEKIMEAFGNVYITPTTFIINKEGQVVKRLVGYAGPKYLEKKIREYLAE; encoded by the coding sequence ATGAAAAGGCTTGCGACCCTGTGGCTGATGGTTGGCCTCGTCTTTCTGGTGGGAATGGGGTTTTCTTATCCCAAAAAGGCTCCGGACATCCGCTTTACCGGGCTTGACGGAAAGGATTACCAGCTTTCGGACTTTCGGGGCAAGGTGGTCATCGTGAACTTCTTTGCCAGCCATTGTCCGCCCTGTATGGTGGAGCTCAAGGAGCTGGCCAAACTCTACAGGAAGTACGAGGGCAGGGGGCTGGTGATCATCAGTCTCATGGTGGACGAGGAGGCCTCCCCCCTTCTTCCCCAGATCGTAAGGGCCAAGGGGATCACCTATCCGGTGGGTATTGCCAGCGAGAAAATCATGGAGGCCTTCGGAAATGTTTACATAACCCCCACCACCTTCATCATCAACAAGGAGGGCCAGGTGGTAAAGCGCCTGGTGGGTTACGCGGGCCCGAAGTATCTGGAAAAGAAGATCCGGGAGTACCTGGCCGAATAA